One genomic window of Saccharomyces cerevisiae S288C chromosome XII, complete sequence includes the following:
- the PUN1 gene encoding Pun1p (Plasma membrane protein with a role in cell wall integrity; co-localizes with Sur7p in punctate membrane patches; null mutant displays decreased thermotolerance; transcription induced upon cell wall damage and metal ion stress), with product MRNFFTLFFAAIFSLGALILAIVACAGSTKNYSPINKIYCAELDLSQMKVSTVLPSLSSATLSSLGLPSYINIGLWSYCTVDSSHNIQSCSSPHGIQNFNLSSLVYDNINNNEALELMDSVASVVLPEKLKSKMTYYNNLVKCMFITILIGIVLTFVNLVFNVLRWIIHIRPLTWFGAFFSFFAFAALLVSIGSCLGTYSYIKYILKHNYSDYGISMSIGRNYQGLMWGAVVGALLNFILWCSVRSRPTVIYANAPIEEKPLI from the coding sequence ATGAGGAATTTTTTCACGTTATTTTTTGCAGCTATATTTTCGCTAGGAGCACTTATATTAGCCATTGTTGCATGCGCAGGATCAACGAAAAATTACAGTCccataaataaaatttacTGTGCAGAATTGGATCTGTCGCAGATGAAGGTATCGACGGTGCTCCCTTCTTTGAGTTCTGCTACGCTATCTTCGTTGGGCCTGCCCtcatatataaatatagGGCTTTGGTCGTACTGTACAGTGGACTCCTCGCATAACATCCAATCATGTTCTTCGCCTCACGGTATCCAGAATTTTAACCTATCGTCATTAGTGTATGACAATATCAACAACAATGAGGCTCTGGAGCTTATGGATTCCGTGGCCAGTGTTGTTTTGCCCgaaaaactaaaaagtAAAATGACATACTACAACAATTTGGTCAAGTGTATGTTCATTACCATTCTTATTGGTATTGTCTTGACCTTTGTGAATCTAGTGTTCAACGTATTGCGCTGGATCATCCACATAAGGCCGCTAACGTGGTTTGGtgcctttttttcatttttcgCCTTTGCCGCCCTATTAGTCAGTATAGGTTCGTGTTTGGGCACTTACTCATACATCAAATACATCCTAAAGCATAACTATAGTGATTACGGTATTTCAATGAGCATTGGTAGGAACTACCAGGGTTTGATGTGGGGGGCTGTCGTTGGAGCATTACTGAATTTCATTCTATGGTGTAGCGTGAGATCGAGGCCCACCGTCATCTATGCGAACGCTCCAATTGAGGAAAAACCATtgatttga
- a CDS encoding uncharacterized protein (hypothetical protein; YLR415C is not an essential gene): MYLSAQLMRTVTASHLTLRALSTPPLFQHRQIAAVEWCGTTRPGLARQKRTQHASSVISKSGVLSAKPSSVFLALLAGKLAEKYIYARMLLFHVSVVNECPVVFHSGPVVWK, translated from the coding sequence ATGTATCTCAGTGCCCAGCTTATGAGAACTGTCACAGCCTCCCACTTGACCCTCAGAGCCCTCTCCACTCCCCCCCTCTTTCAACATCGCCAGATAGCCGCCGTTGAATGGTGCGGGACAACCCGGCCTGGCCTGGCCAGGCAAAAAAGGACGCAGCACGCCTCGAGCGTTATTTCCAAATCGGGCGTACTATCAGCCAAGCCCAGCTCGGTATTTTTAGCGCTTCTCGCAGGAAAATTGGCTGAGAAGTATATATACGCGAGAATGTTGCTCTTCCATGTCTCAGTAGTCAATGAGTGTCCAGTGGTGTTTCATTCTGGACCAGTTGTTTGGAAGTAG